CATCATCGGTCATAATCAAATCAAGCGCAAAATATTCAATAAAAAACTGCGCATTATGCTTTAAGCTCTGCCCATAAAGCGTATGCAAGATCGCATGCCCCGTACGATCAGCCGCCGCACAAGTGCGTTGGACTGGTGGACCTTCACCAAACTCTGTCGTATGCCCCCCAAAAGGACGTTGATAAATTTTACCTTCTTGCGTACGCGAAAAAGGAACCCCATAATGTTCTAATTCATATACAGCAGCAGGTGCGTTACGCACCAAATATTCCATTGCATCGGTATCGCCTAACCAATCAGACCCTTTTACCGTATCGTATAAATGCCATTGCCAATTGTCGGGCCCCATATTTGAAAGTGACGCTGCAATTCCGCCTTGTGCTGCAACTGTGTGCGATCTTGTTGGGAAAACCTTTGTGATACATGCTGTCTTTAATCCTTGTTCAGCCATACCAAGCGTCGCACGCAAACCTGCACCGCCTGCACCAACGACAACAACATCAAATTTATGATCTACATAATGATAAGGAACATTACCTGCTCTAGCGCCCAGAGATAATTCTGTGCCCATATTGTTTAAACCCCTAATGCAATTTTTAAAAGAGCAAAAATGATTATACCGCCCAGAACAAAACAAAATGAAACATTTAATACCAAAAAGAGTATCCGCAGGCCTTCACGTCGAATATAATCTTCGATAACAACCTGCATTTCAAGTTTCATATGATAAAGAACTGAAAAAGTTAGCAATCCCATTAAAATAGTTACAACCGGATGTGAAAGCCGTGCATGCACAATGGTATAGTCCTTTCCAATAAGTGAGAGAATAAGAACAATAAAAAAGATACAAAGTGGCAGATTAAGCACACTTGTCAAACGTTCTAGCCAAAAATGCTCTGTCCCTTCACGCGCACTCCCAAGTCCACGCACTTTCCCAAGTTCTGTTCGAAAATCTTTTTTCATACCTCTTTTTGCCCCTAGCTAGACAATGCTGCATCCAATAATCCAAATCGTCAGAGTGACAATAAGAGAAATAAAAACTGTCGCCCAAGCGGTTAACACTGCCTTTTTTTTATCTAAAAGGCAAGGATTCATGTCCCAAACAATGTGGCGAATATCGCCAACCATGTGATGAACTCCAGCAAGCGTGTAAAAAAACAAAATACAAAGCCCAGGCAAAGAACTATAAATTTCATGAACTGTTCGAAACATCTCATCCCCACAAGCAATTGAAATTAACCAAATAGTGAAGAATATCATTCCAAAATAAAGCCCTAGGCCGGTGATACGATGCGCAATGGACATCGCCATAGTGATGGTCCAACGATAAATACTCACATGGGGAGAACGAGGGCGCTCTTTTATCATAGTTGTCTCTGTCATAAAATACCCTGACCTGGCTTTAACTATAATCGCATCATAAGCGAGGAAGACTCGCACAAAATGACCAAGTATATTATCGTTTCCATTTATTTAGCACCTAATGATGCCAATATTCACAGGTCGGTTATCTCAAATAACGGATTAAAGGTCACGCATAAAAAAAACCGATTATTCTACAGCTACAAGCCATGG
This genomic window from Bartonella quintana contains:
- the sdhD gene encoding succinate dehydrogenase, hydrophobic membrane anchor protein, with translation MKKDFRTELGKVRGLGSAREGTEHFWLERLTSVLNLPLCIFFIVLILSLIGKDYTIVHARLSHPVVTILMGLLTFSVLYHMKLEMQVVIEDYIRREGLRILFLVLNVSFCFVLGGIIIFALLKIALGV
- the sdhC gene encoding succinate dehydrogenase, cytochrome b556 subunit, with protein sequence MTETTMIKERPRSPHVSIYRWTITMAMSIAHRITGLGLYFGMIFFTIWLISIACGDEMFRTVHEIYSSLPGLCILFFYTLAGVHHMVGDIRHIVWDMNPCLLDKKKAVLTAWATVFISLIVTLTIWIIGCSIV